In Planctomonas sp. JC2975, the genomic stretch ACGAAAGCGATCGTGAGCGGTGTCATGCCAGCCGTGACCCCGCTCGTCGGTGGCATCGCTGACGTGATGAACAAGATCACTCCGGTCATCGAGGGATTCAGCGAGCACGTCCGCTCGGCGTTCGAGTATCTCCACGGTTACATCAGTGGCGAGGGTTCGGATGCCGACGTCGGCGCGTGGGAGAAGCCTCTCGAGACGATCGGCAACATCGCGATCGCTGTGGGGGCCGGTTTCAAAAGCACCTTCGAGGCTTTCAAGCCTGTCATCTCTGCGGTGGGATCCGCGTTCGCGCAACTGGCGCCCACCTTCGCGCCGTTGCTTCCGCAGGTGCTGCAGCTCGCCTCGGCGTTCTCACCTCTGTCGCTGATCTTCCACGCACTGCTGCCCGTGCTGCCCAGTCTCATCACGCTTGTGACGGGGCTCGCCACGCAGCTCGGCGGGGATCTGGCTGGCGTTTTCAAGGTGCTCTTGCCAGTCATCACGTCCGTCGTCACGATGCTCACGGGTGACCTCGCAGGCGTGTTCAAGATGCTCGTGCCGATCATCACTGAGATCGTCAACATCCTCGGCAAGACGCTGGGCAGCGCTTTCAAGGAATTGATGCCGGCGATAACGATGCTGGTTCAGTTCTTCGGGAAACTTGTCCAGGTCTCGATGCCAATCGTGAAAGTCATCTGGGATCTGATTGGGGCACTGCTCCCACTCCTCGAACCGCTACTTCAGCTCATTGGGCCGATCCTCACCCCACTGATCAGCCTCTTCACCGAGCTGCTGCAGCCGATCCTGCAGCTCGTGTCCACACTGCTGACCGCGCTGATGCCGATCATCACAGTGTTGATCCAGGCTCTCGCCGAGATCCTTCCTCCGGTAATCAAGGCACTCATGCCATTGATCCAGGCGGGAGCTGAGGCGTTTTCTGGGATCCTCGGGCCCGCGATCAAGATGGTCACCGACATCCTGAACGGCATCATCGTGTTCCTGACGGGCGTCTTCACCGGCAACTGGCAGAAGGCGTGGCAGGGCATCGTCGACATCTTCTCCGGGATCTGGAATGGGATCGTCGGGATCGTCAAGGGCATCATCAACGGGATCATCGATGCGATCAACGGCGTCATCAAGGGCGTCAACTCGATCGGCGGCGCGGTCGGAATCCATGTCGGCACGATCCCTCACCTCGCGCAGGGCGCGACGATCCTGCCCACACCTGGCGGCACCGTCGTGCGTGTCGCTGAGGGCGGCAAGCCGGAGTCGGTCGTCGATACGGGCAAGCTCAACGCGCTCCTCGACCGTGCGCTGAACGGGCCGTCCGGCAAGGGCGACACGTTCGAGATCTACGAAGCCGTGTCGGCTGAGGCGACGGCGAAGCAGGTCATGCGGATCAAGAATGCGAAGGCGGCGATCTGATGCCATTCCTCGACGCGTATCCGACGATCGGCTCGCTCGTCCTGATGGAGACCGACGAGAACGGGGTCGACTGGATCACGGAGGATGTCGTCGCAGACTCGCCGGCCGGCACGCTGTCACCGCAGCAGAAGGTTCGTGAGCGTGGCGCGTGGGCCGGGGATTCGTACTCGAAGCCTCGGCCCATCGTCGTCAGCGGCACCGCGATCGCCCCCACCCCGGCGCTCGCGGTCGCGGCGTACGACAACCTGGTCGCGGCCGTGTCGCTGAGCAATCAGACCTATACCCTCACCGAGCACGGTCTCGCACGCTCGTGCACCGTCCGCCGTGATGGCGACGTGATCCACAAGTGGCTGAACTCCACCGCGTTCACGTGGTCGTTTCAGGTGGCCGACCTCGACGGGCGCATGCTCGGGCAGACTCTCACCGCGACGACCCGGCTGCCGTCGTCGAGTGGCGGCCTCACGATCCCCTCCGGCGGTCTGACGATCCCGTCCGGCGGACTGACGATCCCCGCAATCGTGGCGAATGGGCAGGTCGAACTGTTCAACCCGGGCAACGAGGTCGGCCCTGTGATGCTGCGCATTGACGGCCCGTGCCAGGGGCCGCAGATCGCGCACGTCGGGTCCGGGCTTGTCCTCACGTTCTCCTCGTCGCTCGTGCTGGGCGCCGGCGAGTTCCTCATCGTCGACATGGAGAACCACCTCGCGCTCGCGCAAGGGCAGGCATCCAGGTCGCGGTTCATCACCAACCGGCAATGGTTCGGCTTCGAGCCCGGTGACAACACGTTCACGTTCTCCGCCACCGGGTACGACTCGGGCGCGCTGCTGACCGTCATGGCAACTCAGGCTTGGGGGTAGGTCGGTGCAACTGCAGTGGGTCGCGACGGAGATGCTCACCGGGGACGTCATTTGTGACCTCAACGGTCTCGACTGCTCCGAGGTGGCGCAGACCATCGGCCGGTACGAAACCGCCACGATGAGTCTCCCGATTCCGTCAGCGCCGCCGGAGTGGCAGCGCGCCACAACGGAGGGCGGCACCGGGCTGTGGCTGCTGACCGACAATGTCCCACAGTGGGGCGGCTACATCGCCACGGCGACGGATTCCGAGTCGGACACGATCGCGCTCTCGACGCCGACGTGGGAGAACTACCTCGACCAGCGCCTCACCGGGACCCGCACGTACACGAACGTCGGCCAGAACGACATCGTCGCCGACCTCATCACGAACTGCGTCGCGGCCGGCCCCGACGGCGGTCTCCCCATCCGGGTGCAGTACACCACACCCGGGGTGGGACAGCTCCGCACGATCACGTACAACGACCAGGACGACAAGACCGTGTACTCGGCGCTGCAGGATGCCATGAACTGGGAGGGCGGCCCCGAGTGGTACATCGGGGGCGAGTGGAACGGCACCGGCCGGATCACGCTCGTGCTGTACGTCGGCGACCGTGTCGGGACTGCCGTCGAGCCGGGGCTTGAGGCGAACGCGCAGTTCGACATGCCTGGCAACGTGTCGAAGTTCTCCCGCGTGCGCTCGTTCGGGCAGGGCAAGGGTGCGAACGCGATCCTTGCCTACGCATCGGGTCAGGGCACGACGCGCCTGCAATCACCGGTGCAATCGGCGCCCGACCCGCTGCGGCCGACGTTCGAGTACCGGTGGACGCCGTCCTCGTCGATCACCGACGTCAACACTCTCACCGCGTACGCGACGGCGGCGCTGGCGAACATGAAGGGCGGCACCCGGTCGCTCTCGCTCGAGGCGGATGCCGACGACACCCGCACGCCGAAGATCGGCACCGACTGGAACCTCGGCGACGACATCGGTTACGACATCGGCGGCAAGGACACGAAGGGTCGCGAGACCGTGCCAGCGTTCCCCGGCGGCATCAAGGGAACAGCTCGCGCCATCGGCTACAAGCTCACGCTCGGCCCGACTCGCACGGTCACGCCGGTGCTCGTCGGATCCGACATCTAGGAGGACACGTGCCCGGCAGCATCCTGAACAACATGCCGCCGCAGGACGACGACGACATCCGCCGTCAACGCGACGCGCAGCGCGCGAACGTCGAGCGCTCCGCCGCACTCGCGTACGCGTTTGCCACGCCTGAGTCCGAGTTCGGAAACGGCTTCGGCTTCGCCGTGCCAACCGGCGTGTCAGGTTCCGATCCGAGCGACGACACCGACGTCGCCGTCTGTCAAGTACCGGTCCCAGACGGCTTCACCACGGCGAGCGTCGTCGTGTTCGGGCAGGTCGTGGCGAACTGTCAACCGCCCAGCGGTACCACGGACTGGTTCTACAGCAGGCTGCGGACGGCCGCGTCAAGCACTGGCGGGTTCGGTGTCAGCCAAGAGATTTCGATCTACGCCCAGACGAATACGTCTGCGATCGCCGGTCCCGTCTACTACCCGAACCTCACACCTCAGTTGCTCTGGAGCTTCACTGGGCTGTCGGGTGGGCATGTCGAAGCCGCGTTGCAGGTTCGTTCGGACCACGGGTGGGCCCCATCCACGTTCAATGTCGCATCGGTGAACCTGTTCGTCATGTTCACCCGTTAGAGCCACCTGGGCCGCCAGGGTTCGGCAGCGGGATCGCAGGCGGCGCTACCGGTGCCGGCGGGTTCGGGTCGACTGGCGCCGACGTTGGAGTGCCGCCGCCGGTCCCGGAGCCAGCGCTCCCGCGGTTCGGATCAGGCACCACGACCGACTGCGGCGTCGTGGGCGACGGATCGCTCGGCACAGGCGGCGTGGAGTCACTGGGCGCCGGGTCACTGCTTGACGTCGTCGGGGTTACCGGATCCCTCGGCATCGGGGTGGGCGTTTCGGTCGGTTCCGATGTCGCGGTCTCTGTCGGTCCGGTGGTCTTGGTGATGCTCACGGGGCTCTCCCCTCCAGTCGCCTGCCGCGCCGTCGCAGCGGCGATCCCGATTCCTGTCGCGGCAACAACGATGCCGAGGGCGATGCCGCCAGCTATCAGGTTGCGTCGCAGTCGCAGTTTCGTGGTCTCCCCCGTGTCAGACACCTCGCAACTTAAACACATTCCCCCGACACGCACGTATACCCCCAAGGAGGGCACATGGCCGGCACAGCGTTCGCGTTCAACTGGTCGACGGCGGGTGACCCGTCGTACACGGCGCGGCAGCTCCGACAGATGATGGTCTCCCCGTTCGTCGCAATCGGATCCGCCGCTCGCCCTCTGGGCGCGAAGTCCGGCATCCGCGTCGGCACACCGGGCAGCATCGCCGCGGTCGTCGGCACGGGCCCGTACACGTACGCGGTGCAGCCGTTCGTCGGTGTGATCGATGCAGAATCGAACGCTGGGGCGGCCCCGTACACGTACGCGTTCGCCGCGGCCGAGACGGGGAACATCAACCCGGCCGGCGGCGTGCTGCGAGTGGATAGCCTCGACGTCGTCCTGTCCGACAAGGACGAGGGCGACAGCAGCGGCGCTCGGACGGTGCAGCTCGTCTACACGGCTGGCGCGGCGACGGGCAGCCTGCCACCTTCGGCACCCGCACGGTCGCACCGTGTCGCGTACATCAACGTGCCGACGGCTGGCGCGCCGACCATCTCGTGGGTGCCTGAGTGGTCCGGGGATCCTGGCGAGTGGACGTTCAATACGTACGCCGAGGTGCAGGCGTACGTGACGAAGATCACCGCGACGAACGTCCCACCTCAGCAGCAGGCCACCGTCCTCGCCGATCCGACACCCGCCTACAACGGGTTCTACTCGTGGAGCGGGTCCGCGTTCGTGCCCGCACCTGGTGCGGTCCGGTTCAAGGCGTCGATTCTGGCCGCGACCGCGCTCACGGGACTCGTGAATATCCCCTATTCCACGATCGTTGAGGATACGCACTCCGCGTGGAACTCGACGAACAAGAACTGGGTCGCGCCATTCGCCGGCACGTACATGGTGGTCACGGATCTGAAGCAGTCCACGGCGGTGGCGTTCTGTCTGAAGGTCATGAAGAACGGGACCTCGGAGAAGGAATCGGGGAACGCGCAGGCCATTGCGAACTCGCTCTGCTCGGTCACCGAGTACTTGCCGTTGGCCGCCGGCGACACGATCGCGATCCAGCCGAACACCGGAGTGTCGGCGACGGCATCCCCTGGAACGGCTCACGTAAACACGCTCGAGATTGTGAGGATCGCATGACCTTCTCACGCCGTTCGAGCGACGTCGGCTTCTACAACGGCCCGAACCCTGACATCAGCGGCTGCGAGAACGTGTTCGTGTGCACGCTGCGCTGCAATCAGGGTGAGGTTGCGGTCACGACGTACGCGCAGACGCAGACGGGGTGGGTGGCGCAGCAGCTCGGGTCGTCGTCGGAGTACGTGTTCAATGGTCCGTTCGACGCGTACACGGTGGGTGTGACGTTCGCGCAGCATTGCCTGTTCGCGTTCGTGGTCGGGAAGTCGGGGATCCTCATCGACTGCGAGGACGAAGGTGACACGAACACGCACGCCTGGGGGTCGAAGGAAGCGATCGACTTCGCGACCGGTGTCCGCTCGGTGCGGCCGGATATTCCGTGGTCGGCGTTCTTCCCGTACTTCAACAAGTCCGTGAACGACCGGTTCAACTGGCAACCCTGCGTCGACCTCGGCATGGGCCGCGTGTACGCGCGTCCCGGCGGTCCCGACGACTACGGGTATTGGCCGAACCCGGACCCGCGATACATCAAGCAGGACGGCACCGTGAACGGGCTCGACGCCGACTGGCACAACACGGCGTGGGCCGACATCATCGCCACCCCCGAAGAGGAAGAGAACGACATGCCCCTCATCATCCAATGCAACGACGTCGGCGGGGGCATCTTCGCCCTCGACGGCGGCAAGCTCGCGCACATCATCGAGAACGGAACCGCATCGGCGTTGCACGCCGCCGGTTCGAAGGTGATCGTCGTTTCCCTGGCGGAACTGCAGAACCTGCAAGCCCAGTTCCCTGCCGGGAACCCGACCCTCAGCACGGGCGACATCACCGTCACCGTGCCCGACTTCGACGTCACTCTCACCGGAAAGGCGGTCCACGCATGAGCGACCCCACCATCCAGGTCCCCGCAGGCCAGGACGCAACCCAGTACCCCGCAGATGCACCCCTGCCGGTGTCGAACCAGGACCCGGCCGCCGTTGCCGCAGCGATCGCCGACCCGGACAACGGGATCACGAAGGAACCCGCCACGCCGGTCGGGATCAAGATCGACCCGACGAGTGCGCAGGAGATCGGGCAGCACATCGCCGACGCGATCAACTCCACCGCAGGGCAGACCATCGAGGGCGAGATCGTCGACTCCCTGTCCGGCGCGCCGAAGTGGCTCCGTGGCACCATCTATGGCGGCATCGGCGCGATCGGTACCCTTGGCGGAAGCATCCTCGGATACGCGGCCACGAACCCTGGCATCCTCCCCGGATGGCTCGTCGTCACGGCCGGTATCCTGACCGCCCCGTCGGTCGCGCTGGTCGGGTCGACCGGATTCGCGAACCTCGGCAAGAAGTAGCCCTCCCCGCCTGAGGAGGGCACCAAAGATGGACTGGAACTGGCTGTCCAACCAGATCGGCGGCGTCACCCTGGCTCAGATCATCGTCTGGGTGATCGTCGCCGTCCTGGTCATCATCGGCATCCGTCGTGCGTGGCCGGCGCTGAAGGCGATCGTGTTCTTCGCGGACACGTGGGCGAAGCTGCCGAAGTTCATGGCGGACACGTCCACGATGATGGACCGCCTCCGAACGCAGGTGGAGAACGACCACAAGACGAACCTGCGCGAGGAGCTCACCGAAGCGCTCGAGACGGTGCGTGAGTTGCAGACCTCGATGGAGGGCATGCACGGCCGGATGGACTCGCTCGAGGCGTCGAACGACCGGCAGGAGCAGACCCTGACGGATGTGCAGGACAAGCTCGTCCGCGATCACAAGCGTCTCGGCGTCCTGGAGGACACGCTCCCGAAGGAAGCCGTCCGGGAGCTCACGGAGCGTGCGGAGGACGAGCCCGGTGAGTGAGCACTCCTGCTCCTGCCGTCACCCCTGCAGCGATCCCGACTGCTGCTGTGGCGTCACGTGCGACCACTGCGAATCCGCTTGGCATCACCCGAACAACTAGGAGAACTCATGTCCGATGAAGTGATCACGAAGCGTCGTGTGACGATGCGCAGCGTTGTGGCTCTGCCCGACGGTGGCACCGCGGAGCACAAGGCGATCGACTACGTGCGCCCCGACTTCCTCGACGCGTACGTCGCCGACGCGCGGACCCGGTGGCAGTCGGTGGAAGTGTCCGACGAACCCGACGCTGGCCCGGCCGGGTACCACGGCGCGACCCACGTCCCCGCGAACCTGAATCACCCGTTGGCGGGGCAGACGTTCCCGGCCACGACCCCTGAGGGAGAGTAGTCATGGCAATCTCGATCCTTGCCCAGCGGAACGCTGTCGCGACCGCGTACGGCGTCGCAGCCCCTTACGGGTGCCTGTTCACCTCGACCGGTCCTGGCACGTCCGGTTCGGCGACGAACGAGGTCACGGGTGGTTCTCCGGCGTACGCGCGGAAGGCCATGTCGTGGAGTGCCCCGTCGAATTCCGCGATCACCGGCGCACCGACGTTCGATGTTCCTTCAGGGACCACGGTCACGTATGCGGGTGTCGCTGTGTCCGCGACCGCTGGTACCGCCGACATCCGCGACGCGACCTCGATCACGTCGCAGGTGTTCTCCTCGCAGGGCACCTATCAGGTGACGTTCACGTACACGCAGGCGTAAGGCGGGAGGCCGGGCATGGCCGCACTAGGTGCCGAGTACGGCTTCCCTGAGAGCTCAGGCAGCACGTCGGCCGATTCGTCGGGCAATGGGAACACGGCGACCATCGTCTCGGGCACGTTCACCACGTCGGGGCACACCGGCAACGGACTGCAGACCTCATCGGCGGCCGGTGCCACGTCCACCCCGTTCCAGGCGTCTACACCGTTCTGGACGCTGATGGCGTGGGTGAAGTTCACCAGCTTCGGATCCGGGTACTCGTCCGTGATCGAGATGCCGGAAGCATCCAACCGGGCATTCTTCCTGGAAGCGTCCGGTTCCGGCGCGCTGGACACGTTCTTCCGCACCACCGCGTCATCCTCTGGCGAGGTTGACTACGGAACGACTCTGTCGACGGGGACTTGGTATCACCTGGCGGTTGCGTTCTCGTCCGGGTCCGGCGGTCACGGCACACTCACCCTGTTCGTCAATGGTGCGTCCGTGGGCACGGCGGATCTGCCGACACCGGGAGCGTTCACCTCGGCGGACACTTTCTACATGGGTGGTTCGACTGACCAGCCGGGGTCGATGATCGTCGACGATGCCCGCTTCTACCCCTCGGCGCTGGTCGCGGCGGACGTCACGACGGCGATGAACACTCCGGCGACCACGCCGAGCACGCCCGGGGCGGCAGCCTTGTCGGGCACGGGCACTCTGGCCGCGTCCGGCCACGCAGGATCCGGTACGGCGGCGCTGTCCGGCAGCGGCACCCTGACCGCGCATGGTCCGGTCGTGACGCCACCGTTCGCGACGACCGTGACCGGGAACCGTCTCCTCGACCAGTACGGGGCACCGTTCCTGATCCGCGGCGATT encodes the following:
- a CDS encoding phage tail length tape measure family protein translates to MSGGETLSGGTVSVPVKPDTKGFGSKLSEGIMGESGGLAGIGSKLGETLLAGLGAVGIAVGVGEFIKKGVEEYSAADALNAQFAAGIQSTNNAAGLTVKGMDELAASISGYSGQAYDSIGKTEQVLQTFTNIRNVGPDKIFDDATTAAANMAAKLGGDASSSAIQLGKALNDPVKGITSLTRVGVTFTQSQKDQISAMVAAGDTMGAQKVILNELSTEFGGAAKAAGETLPGEINRSKVAFGELTKAIVSGVMPAVTPLVGGIADVMNKITPVIEGFSEHVRSAFEYLHGYISGEGSDADVGAWEKPLETIGNIAIAVGAGFKSTFEAFKPVISAVGSAFAQLAPTFAPLLPQVLQLASAFSPLSLIFHALLPVLPSLITLVTGLATQLGGDLAGVFKVLLPVITSVVTMLTGDLAGVFKMLVPIITEIVNILGKTLGSAFKELMPAITMLVQFFGKLVQVSMPIVKVIWDLIGALLPLLEPLLQLIGPILTPLISLFTELLQPILQLVSTLLTALMPIITVLIQALAEILPPVIKALMPLIQAGAEAFSGILGPAIKMVTDILNGIIVFLTGVFTGNWQKAWQGIVDIFSGIWNGIVGIVKGIINGIIDAINGVIKGVNSIGGAVGIHVGTIPHLAQGATILPTPGGTVVRVAEGGKPESVVDTGKLNALLDRALNGPSGKGDTFEIYEAVSAEATAKQVMRIKNAKAAI